The window CCCGATCTCGACAGCTCGCTGCGCCTGCTGGCGAGCACGATCTGGGGTGACGAGATCTTGAGCCGCATTCGCCTCGAAGAAGCCGCGCTCGCCCGGGAACGGGGTCGCTGATGCTGCTGACCCGCAGGCGATACGTCAGCGTGCTCCTTTCCATGTTGCTGCTCCTGATTGCGAGCAGCTGGTGCTCCCTGCTCTTTGGACCGAGTGAACTTGCGCCCGGGGAGGTATGGAAGGTGCTGTTCGAAGCCGGGGATTCCGGGGCCGCGGGTGACATTGTATTGCGTATCCGCCTGCCGCGAACGGTGCTTGCGCTGCTCGTCGGGGCATCGCTCTCGGTGTCGGGGGTTGTCTTTCAAGCGCTGCTGCGAAACCCCCTTGCGGATCCCTTTGTGCTGGGGGTTTCGGGCGGTGCCGCGCTCGGGGGAATCGTCGCCCTCACGATCGGGAGCGCCATGGGATTTGGCTATGCGGTCGTTCCCCCGGCGGCTTTTGCAGGGGCGCTACTCACGACAGCACTTCTATACCTGATCGCCGGTGCCGGAAACCACGTGTCGGCCAACAGCCTGTTGCTCACGGGAGTTGTGTTCAACGCTTTTGCATCCGCCGCAATCGTATTTCTGGCATCGATCGCAGGACTCACGGAAAGTTCGCGCATCTTCTTGTGGTTGATTGGGAACCTCTCCGCCGCCCGCAGCGACGTTGCGCCTTGGGTCGCGGTGTTTCTGATGCTGGGCCTCGCGAGTTCCGGGGCCCTCGCCCGCAGCTTGAATTTGTTGATTCTGGGCGACGAGCCGGCGGAACAACTGGGTGTTCCGACCGAACTCCACAAACGGATCTTGTTGCTCGCGACGTCCCTGATGGTCGGCGCCGCGGTTTCGGTGGCGGGGCTGGTGGGTTTCGTGGGCTTGATCATTCCGCATCTATTGCGCCTGTGCTTCGGCCCCGACCACCGACTCTTGATCCCGGCGGCGGCGCTCGGCGGCGGCGCGTTTCTGGTGATTTGCGACACGGTCGCGAGGACGATGTTGGGGGGCCGAGAGCTTCCGGTTGGCGCCATCACGGCACTGGTGGGTGGCCCGCTGTTCCTGTTTCTCTTGCGCCGTCAGCATCAACGGATCTTCGCCCCATGACGCAATCAAGTCCGCAACGGCACTTGCAATCCAGAACCCTGTCCTTCCACTCCGTGTGCGTGGAGTTTGGCAAGCGGCGCGTCCTCGACGACGTCAGCTTCGAAGTCAACCCCGGCGAAATCGTCGGACTCGTGGGTCATAATGGATCGGGCAAGACGACTCTGGTCAGACTCGCAACTCGGGTGTTGGCACCGCTGTCGGGGAGTGTCGCGCTGGGGGGGCGGCCGATTGGCGAGTTTTCCCGGGCCGAACTCGCGCGTTCTCTCGCCACGGTGCCCCAGGACACGACGCTCCCATATCCCTTCACGGCACTCGAAGTCGTGCTGATGGGGCGCGCGCCCCATCAGCCACTGTTGGGACTCGACCGGCCGAGCGATATTGCCCTGGCGAGGTCCGTGCTCGAGCGACTCGACATTCAGGATCTGGCCGAGCAATCGATCCTCACGCTTTCGGGGGGCGAGCGACAGCTCGTCATGTTTGCCCGGGCGCTCGCCCAGGAGCCCGAGATTTTGTTGCTCGACGAACCCACGGCCTTTCTCGATCTGCGTCATCGGATCGATCTTCTCACCGCTGTTCGCGAGCGGGTGGACAACGGCGGCTCCGCATTGGTGATCTCCCACGATCTCGATCTGGTCGCCCGGGTGTCGGACAGGCTGATTCTGCTGGCCGAGGGCCGCATTGCCGCGCAGGGTCGGCCGAGCGAAGTACTCGACCCCGCCGTGCTCGAGCGGGCCTTTGGGATCGAAGCGGATGTCGTTCGAGCACCCGACGGGTCGCCATTGGTCGTACCCCGTCTAGCCGGCGCGGCCCGACCCCCGACTCGTTAGAGCAGCGACCCGAAGCTGCTACCGTGAGCCCTCGCAGTTCATCAGTATCAGAAACGGCAGAACAATTAATATAGAAGGCGAGAAGGGGACGGAGGCTCGACGATGGTGGTGGAAGTCACGATTACCGATGTTCAAGGATTCGAGATCCTGGACTCGCGGGGCAACCCCACGCTCTCTGTCGAAGTCACTACCTCGGACGGGAGCCGGGGAATTGCCGCCGTACCCTCCGGCGCCTCGACCGGCGCGCGCGAAGCGCTCGAACTCCGCGATGGAGACAAGGATCGCTATCTCGGCAAGGGCGTGCTCGCCGCCATATCCCACGTCAACGGCGAACTCGCGAAGCTGGTAATAGGAACCAAGCTTGCGGGCCTGGACGAGCAAGCGGCGCTCGACCGCAGGCTGATCGATTGCGACGGCAGCGAAGCCAAGTCGCGTCTCGGCGCCAACGCAATCCTCGGGGTTTCCCTCGCCGCGGCCCACGCCGCCGCGGACGCCGGGGGCGTGCCCTTCTATCGCTTCATCGACAACAACGCCCACGTGTTGCCCGCACCGATGATGAACGTGATCAACGGGGGTGCCCACGCGGACAACAACGTCGACCTGCAAGAGTTCATGCTCTATCCCCTGGGCGCGCCGAGTTTCAGGGAAGCGTTGCGTTGGGGTGCGGAGGTCTTCCACGCCCTCAAGGACATCATCAACCAAAAGGGCTACTCGACCGCGGTCGGGGACGAAGGCGGCTTTGCGCCGGACCTCAGCAGCAACCGCGAAGCCATCGAACTGGTGATGACTGCGATCGAGTCGGCGGGCTACCGCCCTGGTGTCGACATCTCGATCGCTCTCGACCCTGCATCGAGCGAGTTCTACAAAGACGGCCGCTACGTCCTCGCCGGCGAAAACGAGACCAGGACTTCAGCGCAGATGATCGAATTCTGGAAGGATTGGATTTCCAATTATCCCGTGGTGTCGATCGAAGACGGCCTGGCGGAAACCGACTGGGCGGGTTGGTCCGCGTTGGTCAAAGAGGTGGGGGACCGAGTGCAGATCGTGGGCGACGATCTCTTCGTCACAAACCCGAGCATCTTGAAGCGCGGCATCGAAGAGCAGGCCGCCAACTCGATCCTCATCAAGCTGAACCAGATCGGAACCCTCAGCGAAACCCTGGAAGCCATCGCGATGGCGAAGGCAGCGGGCTTTTCGTCGGTGATCTCGCACCGTTCGGGGGAGACCGAGGACACGACCATTGCCGACCTCGCCGTGGGGACCGGTGTCGGACAGATCAAGACGGGCTCACTGTGCCGCTCCGAGCGCGTTGCCAAGTACAACCGTTTGCTCCGCATCGAAGCCGAACTCGGCGATCGGGCGGTCTACGCCGGCGCGAGCTGTCTGTCGGGCGCCGCGGGCTCAACGTGACAGCGACGCGGCAAAGCGCTCGCGCGGTGTGGCTTCGCGCTATCACTTTACTGTGTATCTGTTCCAGTTTGATCGCTGGGATGGGGGCGTTCCCGACGCGCGCCGAGGCGCACGTTCCCCGGGCCGATCGTGTGATCGACGCCGTCGCGGTTGCGAACGTATCCGGTCGTCGGGTGCGGGCACTTCGGTACACGCTCAAGCTCCACATCGGGGACGGGCCACCGGTCGCGGTGGGGGACCTCGTCAGCCATCCCACGGGCCTGGCGCGACTCGAGCTTCGGGCGAGCGGCGGATTGATCGAGCGACACATTCTATTGGGCGATCAACACAGCGCGGCGCGCAACGCCCGGCTGTTGGTTCGCCCGAGAGCTTTTCTCCCGCCGCTATTCGTGCTGCAGTCCAACTCCGGGGCCGTGCTCGAGGCCGCGTTGGAAACCCTCGGCGTCGACCGCGACCTGATGGGCCTGGCGCCCTGTGGCGAAAACGATTGCTACGTCATCGGAGACCCGACGCGCGCGGTGCGTCGCCCCCGCCTGGCGCCCCCGGTTGATGATGTTCTCGGTGAAGACGTCGATATCGACGCTAGTGCCGACGATTCAGGTAACGGAGACAACTCCAATTCCGAATCCACTGCCGAACAGAAGGCCGAGAACGCAAAGCCTGCGAAAGCAGTAGAAGAAGACGAAGCGGGTGGCCCCACGGAGTACTTCGCCAGCCTGTGGGTGGACACGGTCGACCACCGGGTCCGACAGATCGAGTCGCGCGACGGGGTGCGGGTAGTGCTCGGGCCCTACGTGTCGTTCGAGCGCTTGAGTGTCCCATCGTGGTGGAGCATTGAAGAGCCGGGCAAACGACCCGTTCGCTTTGAGGTCGAAGGCGTGATCGAGGTCAACGCCCCGGCCGCGGCGTTCAGCAAAGCCTGGCTCATGGCCCCAGTCACGGGTCCCGATCCCGCCAGCGAACCCGAGACACCGCCCAATCCGGACGCGGCCCCAGCCGGCGAGCCCGCGCAATCGCCAAGCCCCGCTCCCACTCCTCCGTCGCCCTAGAGCTCTTCCTGGCCCACCCGAGCGTCTGTTTTCCGCCACACCTGTAGATTTTTCCCAGCAGCGCCCAAAAAAATACCGACACATTTCAATTCAGAGCTAATGCAACTAGGTAGAAATACCGAACAGATTCTCCTGTAAGGCCGAACACAAAAATCCTTGAAAAGTTCGAGGGTTAGATGGGTTCGGCGCACGTTGTAGATGGGGAGTGATACACCGGCCTTGCCGAGGTGTTGCCGACTCTACGCTAGGGGAGAACCATGAGCAGCCAGCATTACTTGAATGTTCTCGTTGTTGATCGTGACGAAGAATCCAATCTCGCCATCAAGAACGTTTTGGCCGAAGACGGCCATCGCGTGACCGCACTCTCGGACGCATCCCAGATTCCATCCGAAATCCGGGACAATCGCTACCAGATCGTGGTCCTCGACGTATCGCCCGGAACGGGTGGCGCAGAGGCCCTCGAGGCGATTCGCGCCCAGGACAGCGACCTCTGCGTGATTGCCACTACCGGTATCGCGTCAGTGGAAGCCGCAGTCGCGACCATGAAGAACCAAGCGTTCCACTATCTCCAGAAGCCTATTGATGCCGACGAATTCCGCGCCGTGCTGAACGACGCCATCACGGAGAAGGGTTTGCTCATCGATCTCGAAACCCGTCTCAACTCGGTCGTGGGCGGTCGCATCCGCGAATTGCGCCACTCGCGCCCGCTGACCCTCAAGCAGCTCGCCAACCGCACCGGCCTTTCGGTGAGCCTGATTTCTCAAATCGAACTCGGCAAGAGCGCAGCCTCGATGTCGACGCTCCACAAGCTCGCAACGTCGCTCCAGACTCGAATGACCTACTTCTTCGAGACCGTATAGGGGCGAAAGCACTTTGGGTCAGAGCGCGGCGAATCCCCACGTCATCCCCTGACCCACTCCCCGCGTATCCGCCCGAGGCGGGTCGATCGACAAAGGCCCCGGCCAGTCGATCCGCCCGCCCGGTGGAAGCGCCCCAATTCCTTGACGGCCAAAATCCTTCGCCCTACCGTCTCGCCTCGCCCGCGGAACCTCGCGCAAGCGAGAGTCTGTACCAGCCGATAGCTTCTATATAGGGGTTGGTAGATCGGGCGGTCTCCCCGAGCTCTAGCGGGGGACCGAATTCCAGTTTCGTGGGGCCGTAGCTCAGCTGGGAGAGCGCTGCGTTCGCAACGCAGAGGTCGGCGGTTCGAGCCCGCTCGGCTCCACCATTTATTCTGTCTACCCGCATGCATCTCGACCTGCACCTGAATTTGAATCCAGTTGGCGTCCGTCAGTTACAGTACGCCTGCTCAACGATCCCAAGCTTCGCTATGACCTTAAATCCGGATATATTGCGCAGATCATTCCGCTGAGCGAACACCACCTGCAAAAGGCCGTGAAAGAGAATCCGGAGCATTGCCACTATGAGCGAAATCACCAGGGATCCGACAACCAGCTGATCGTGAAGGCAATTGACGAACTCAATATGGTGGGTGCCGTCGACAGTAGAGAGAGACTCGGAGGTAACTTTACTTACTACCATCGGAGGGCCGCGTAGACCGTGGGTCCTACTTCATCATCATTCCCATCATTCCGCCGCACATCATTTTCGGCATGCCCCGCATCATTTTGTGCATCTGCCGTCGCTGCGCGACCAATACCGTCAACAGCTCCTCCATCGCGGCCATCTTCTCCGCGCCATCAGCGGCTCGCATCCGCCCGACCAACTCATCGACCGCCTCGTTCGTGGTCTCCATATCCTCCATTTCCATCTTCCCCATCATCTGCATACACGTCTCCATCTGGGGCGACTCCCCCATTTTCATCATTCCCATTCCCATCTTCCCACGCTCCATCGTCGACTCTTGGCTCCAGACGGTCGCTGTGAAAAAGAGCGCCAAAACGAGTGTCATTCCCGTGATCGTTCGCTTCATCGTGTTCTCTCCTTATTGTGGGTAGCGTTGGATTTTGCATTACCTTCATTCGTAGGTATCATGTCAACATGCGCAGGGAGTCGGCCGCCGAGGCGATGATCCGCTTATGATGAGGTTGAGGCCCTTTCGGAATCGCACGATGATTCGGGCACCCCAGTAGCAAATTGCTCATTGGAATGATCCCCCGTCAACCGATCGACTGCGTTCAAAACGGCACGTTGAAAGGCACCGGGCTCTTCGAAGTGCGGCATGTGCCCGGCGTCCTCCAGCCAGACCAACGTTTTCCCTCGAGGTGCGACGAGCGAGCTAAAATATCGATCGATCAGCTCGCCGGGGATGAGTGGATCTTTGCGCCCCTGGATGAACACCACGGGGACTTCAAACGATCGAATCTCTTCGAACAGGTCCACGTCCCCGAGCGGCTCCCAGAGATGGTCTAACGAAAAGCGCATTCCTTTTCGAAATCGGTTCAGGTCGCCAATTGAATAGTACGGAGAGCTGACCATCTCGCCTACCACCTTCCATTTCGCGACCATCGAACGGTCTTGGAATTTCGCCAGCCATTCGCAGGCGAGGAGATGGTCGTCCGGCCGCGCAAACGGGGGTGCACCGATCGCTTCAAGATCGGCAACGGCGGAGGCGTTGTACTCCGACTTTGCTGTCTCTAGCGTTCTCTCATAGAGCAACTTCTGCGTTTCCATGACATTGGTTACCTGGCTCACGCCGATGTAGGCGTTGAAGAGCTCCGGATACCTCGCCGCTGTCTTGGCCCCGACAACCGATCCCCACGAGTGCCCCAGTAAGTAGATCTTGTCTTTATCAAACCTCTCGATCAGGCGCTGTGTCAGAGCTCGGGCATCGGAAACGAACTGGTCGATCTTCATCGCCTCAGGCGGAACGGAGGTGGAAAAAGACTTCCCGGCGCCTCTCTGATCCCACTGAACGACCACAAATCGTTTCTCCAGATCCGCGTTCAGGTGGGACAGCGGCATGTTGGGCACACCTGGCCCGCCGTGAACAAACAGCAGTACCTCGTCGGAGGCGTCGTGTCCCCGGATAAGGATCCACTGGTCGACTCCGCCAAGCCTTACCTTTTCAAGCGAATCGATGCCGGGCGGTACGGCGATCTTGGTGGCCTCAGCAATGCGCTTTTGCGCCGAGCGGCGCATACCCAACGTGATGCTCAGACCGGCGACCGCAAGTACGAGCATCACCAGGACCGTTCGCAGCAAGAGACGTTTCCATCTTTGTTGCTGGAGTTCAGCCATGGGCGGCAATGGTACAGAAACTGAGTTATGCCTCATTCGAGGACTCAGTGGCTCTGGTACCAGCCCACCGCCCTAATTTCGTTCCATGCCGTCACCTGGTGGCAGGAATGACAGTCGCGGACTGCTGCGTTTGGCTGGCCAGCCACTGTGGCGCACACCTTCTTGAAGTGTGGGGTGGAATGGCAAGGGGGGGCACGATGGCACTGTGCACAGTCCGTTGAAGCGTTGGAAGGGTGCCGAGACTCCGGGATCACCCAGCCG is drawn from Myxococcales bacterium and contains these coding sequences:
- the eno gene encoding phosphopyruvate hydratase; this translates as MVVEVTITDVQGFEILDSRGNPTLSVEVTTSDGSRGIAAVPSGASTGAREALELRDGDKDRYLGKGVLAAISHVNGELAKLVIGTKLAGLDEQAALDRRLIDCDGSEAKSRLGANAILGVSLAAAHAAADAGGVPFYRFIDNNAHVLPAPMMNVINGGAHADNNVDLQEFMLYPLGAPSFREALRWGAEVFHALKDIINQKGYSTAVGDEGGFAPDLSSNREAIELVMTAIESAGYRPGVDISIALDPASSEFYKDGRYVLAGENETRTSAQMIEFWKDWISNYPVVSIEDGLAETDWAGWSALVKEVGDRVQIVGDDLFVTNPSILKRGIEEQAANSILIKLNQIGTLSETLEAIAMAKAAGFSSVISHRSGETEDTTIADLAVGTGVGQIKTGSLCRSERVAKYNRLLRIEAELGDRAVYAGASCLSGAAGST
- a CDS encoding response regulator produces the protein MSSQHYLNVLVVDRDEESNLAIKNVLAEDGHRVTALSDASQIPSEIRDNRYQIVVLDVSPGTGGAEALEAIRAQDSDLCVIATTGIASVEAAVATMKNQAFHYLQKPIDADEFRAVLNDAITEKGLLIDLETRLNSVVGGRIRELRHSRPLTLKQLANRTGLSVSLISQIELGKSAASMSTLHKLATSLQTRMTYFFETV
- a CDS encoding iron ABC transporter permease, with the translated sequence MLLTRRRYVSVLLSMLLLLIASSWCSLLFGPSELAPGEVWKVLFEAGDSGAAGDIVLRIRLPRTVLALLVGASLSVSGVVFQALLRNPLADPFVLGVSGGAALGGIVALTIGSAMGFGYAVVPPAAFAGALLTTALLYLIAGAGNHVSANSLLLTGVVFNAFASAAIVFLASIAGLTESSRIFLWLIGNLSAARSDVAPWVAVFLMLGLASSGALARSLNLLILGDEPAEQLGVPTELHKRILLLATSLMVGAAVSVAGLVGFVGLIIPHLLRLCFGPDHRLLIPAAALGGGAFLVICDTVARTMLGGRELPVGAITALVGGPLFLFLLRRQHQRIFAP
- a CDS encoding ABC transporter ATP-binding protein, coding for MTQSSPQRHLQSRTLSFHSVCVEFGKRRVLDDVSFEVNPGEIVGLVGHNGSGKTTLVRLATRVLAPLSGSVALGGRPIGEFSRAELARSLATVPQDTTLPYPFTALEVVLMGRAPHQPLLGLDRPSDIALARSVLERLDIQDLAEQSILTLSGGERQLVMFARALAQEPEILLLDEPTAFLDLRHRIDLLTAVRERVDNGGSALVISHDLDLVARVSDRLILLAEGRIAAQGRPSEVLDPAVLERAFGIEADVVRAPDGSPLVVPRLAGAARPPTR
- a CDS encoding alpha/beta hydrolase, with translation MAELQQQRWKRLLLRTVLVMLVLAVAGLSITLGMRRSAQKRIAEATKIAVPPGIDSLEKVRLGGVDQWILIRGHDASDEVLLFVHGGPGVPNMPLSHLNADLEKRFVVVQWDQRGAGKSFSTSVPPEAMKIDQFVSDARALTQRLIERFDKDKIYLLGHSWGSVVGAKTAARYPELFNAYIGVSQVTNVMETQKLLYERTLETAKSEYNASAVADLEAIGAPPFARPDDHLLACEWLAKFQDRSMVAKWKVVGEMVSSPYYSIGDLNRFRKGMRFSLDHLWEPLGDVDLFEEIRSFEVPVVFIQGRKDPLIPGELIDRYFSSLVAPRGKTLVWLEDAGHMPHFEEPGAFQRAVLNAVDRLTGDHSNEQFATGVPESSCDSERASTSS